TTATGAACTCTCACCAACCCAGCAAGGCATCTTGTTTCATAGCCTCTATGCTCCGCAAACTGGTGTTTATGTCGGACAACTCACTTGCTGTCTCCAAGGAGAATTAGACCTAGTTGCCTTAGAAAAAGCCTGGCAGTTTGTCGTTGATCAGCATCCAATTTTACGGACAGCGTTTCAATGGGAAGGACTCGATAAGCCCTTACAGATTGTGTATCGACAAGTTCAGGTGTCGATTGAATACCAAGATTGGCGATCACTGAATAACCAAAAACTAGAGACTTACTTAGCACAAGAGCGTCAACGAGATTTTGATCTGGCAACAGCCCCCTTAATGCGTTTGACTCTGATTCAGTTATCGGAACAACAGTATCAATTTGTTTGGAACAAGCACCATCTTCTTTTGGATGGCTGGTCTAAAACTTTAGTGTTAAAGCAAGTCCTAGAAGCCTATGAAGCCTTTGCTCTGAATCAAATGCTTCCCCATATCACAGCTCCTCCTTATAGCGATTATATTGGGTGGTTGCAACAACAAGATCTCTCATTAGCCGAGGCATTTTGGCGACAAACCCTTGCCGGATTGACGGCTCCCACCCCTTTAGAGATTGACCGTAACCTAACCTCGCCCACCCATCATACGCAACAGGAACACAGTCTGACACTATCTCCATCAACAACCACAGCTTTACAATCGCTAGCTCGCCATCATCAATTGACCCTTAACACAATCATTCAAGGAGCTTGGGCAATCTTGCTCAGTCGTTACAGTGGTGAAAACGAGGTCGTGTTTGGGGCAACGGGTTCCGGGCGTCCCGCTTCTCTTCCGAGGTCTGAATCCATGGTCGGACTTTTTATCAATACCTTACCGGCTCGGGTACAAGTCCCAGAAGCCGACTCTCTGATCCCTTGGCTACAGCAACTGCAAGAACAACAAGCCCAAGCCCGACAGTATGACTACACACCGCTTGTACAAATCCAAGAATGGAGCGATGTTCCCTCTGATCTTCCGCTATTTGAAAGCATTTTAGTCTTTGAAAATTATCCGGTTGATTCTAGCCTCCAACAACTCAATCACTCTTTGGCAGTAAAAGACGTACAAACATCTGAAAAGACAAACTATCCCCTAACGGCTCTCGTCATTCCTGATTCTGAACTAACCATTACCATTGCTTATGATAGCCAGCGCTTTCCTCAAGACGCGATCGCGCGTTTGTGTGGTCATCTGGAAACTTTATTAGAAGGGATGGTTGCCAATCCTCAACAACAACTTGCGGAATTGCCCCTTTTAACTGCAGAAGAACGGCATCAGATGTTAGTCACTTGGAATGACACGCAAGCCGACTCCCGAGATCAGTGCCTTCACGAATTAGTAGAAGCACAAGTCAAGCGTACTCCCGACGCGATCGCGGTCGCCTTTGAAAACGAACAACTCAGGTATCGAGAACTTAATCAGCGGGCGAATCAGCTTGCCCATTATCTACAAAGCCTCGGAGTGAAACCAGACACGCTAGTGGGTCTTTATATGGAGCGATCGCTGGAAATGGTAATTGGATTATTGGGAATCCTTAAAGCCGGTGGCGCTTACCTTCCCCTAGACCCTAATTATCCCCAAAAGCGTATTTCCTTTATGCTGAGAGATGCTGAAATGCCTATTATCTTGACTCAACAGTACTTAAAATGTCAGCTTCCAGAACATGACGCCAAACTCATCGCTCTCGATCAAGACTGGAACATCATTTCTCAGCAATCATCAAACCATCTCGATCAAAAACTTAATCTCGATAACCTAGCCTACATCATTTACACCTCTGGTTCTACGGGTCAACCGAAAGGCGTTCAAATTGCCCATCGTGCCTTGATGAATTTCCTAAGCGCGATGGAGCAAAAACTGAACTTCACCACTGAAGATACATTTATTGCCTTAACTCCCCTCTCATTTGATATTGCTGGGTTAGAAGTATTTTTACCGCTAACCCTTGGAGGAAAGACAGTCATAATTGCGCGGGAAGTAGCAAGGGATGGTCAGCAACTCTCGCTTCAGTTAGATCGAGCAGAACCCTCAATTATGCAAGCGACTCCTGCGAGTTGGCAACTATTACTCCAAGCAGGTTGGCAAGGAAGCCAGTCACTGAAACTCCTGTGTGGTGGGGAAGCCTTGTCCCCCAATTTAGCCCAAACGCTTCTGGCTAGAGGGAATCAG
This genomic stretch from Cyanobacteria bacterium GSL.Bin1 harbors:
- a CDS encoding amino acid adenylation domain-containing protein; translation: MDTANIEDIYELSPTQQGILFHSLYAPQTGVYVGQLTCCLQGELDLVALEKAWQFVVDQHPILRTAFQWEGLDKPLQIVYRQVQVSIEYQDWRSLNNQKLETYLAQERQRDFDLATAPLMRLTLIQLSEQQYQFVWNKHHLLLDGWSKTLVLKQVLEAYEAFALNQMLPHITAPPYSDYIGWLQQQDLSLAEAFWRQTLAGLTAPTPLEIDRNLTSPTHHTQQEHSLTLSPSTTTALQSLARHHQLTLNTIIQGAWAILLSRYSGENEVVFGATGSGRPASLPRSESMVGLFINTLPARVQVPEADSLIPWLQQLQEQQAQARQYDYTPLVQIQEWSDVPSDLPLFESILVFENYPVDSSLQQLNHSLAVKDVQTSEKTNYPLTALVIPDSELTITIAYDSQRFPQDAIARLCGHLETLLEGMVANPQQQLAELPLLTAEERHQMLVTWNDTQADSRDQCLHELVEAQVKRTPDAIAVAFENEQLRYRELNQRANQLAHYLQSLGVKPDTLVGLYMERSLEMVIGLLGILKAGGAYLPLDPNYPQKRISFMLRDAEMPIILTQQYLKCQLPEHDAKLIALDQDWNIISQQSSNHLDQKLNLDNLAYIIYTSGSTGQPKGVQIAHRALMNFLSAMEQKLNFTTEDTFIALTPLSFDIAGLEVFLPLTLGGKTVIIAREVARDGQQLSLQLDRAEPSIMQATPASWQLLLQAGWQGSQSLKLLCGGEALSPNLAQTLLARGNQLWNLYGPTETTIWSTAQPIQLEDNSISIGSGILNTEVYVLDRQFQPTPIGVPGELYLGGTGLSRGYLKRSELTAERFVPHPYTQQPGKRLYRTGDLVRYCSDGSLEYLGRIDNQVKIRGFRIELEEIEAILSQHSALEQAVVLAPLDRQGNPQLVGYLIANDEHRLSHDDVSCYLQSRLPAYMIPSQFVFLQSFPLTPNGKIDRKALPEPNISAETEETRVMPRTATEKILAEIWCDVLTCDKVGVNKNFFQLGGHSLKATQVVSKVRDQFQIELPIQAIFEAVTIAELSQKIDQHQEKVNQSHSPEIQPISRQARQRKLSSLKNN